The proteins below come from a single Cannabis sativa cultivar Pink pepper isolate KNU-18-1 chromosome 3, ASM2916894v1, whole genome shotgun sequence genomic window:
- the LOC115710218 gene encoding uncharacterized protein LOC115710218 — protein MGNCQAIDAATLVIQHPNGKVEKLYCPVSASEIMKTNPGHYVALLISTTLCPTKPTTDKNTTTSTTTTTTGAGTGTGGNGSVRLTRIKLLRPTDTLALGQVYRLITTQEVMKGLWAKKQAKLKRNLSQSDGDMRVEIVGREKPGSVPMEKNNQVIKHERHRPRSASSGTASAIASKPRTWQPSLHSISEGGTPSLQMRRNQTTPSSSSSSSSNS, from the exons atgggAAATTGTCAAGCCATTGATGCAGCAACACTAGTGATACAACACCCAAATGGGAAAGTAGAGAAATTGTACTGTCCTGTTAGTGCTAGTGAGATAATGAAAACTAACCCAGGTCACTATGTTGCTCTACTCATCTCCACCACTTTGTGTCCCACAAAACCAACAACTGACAAGAATACTACTACTAGTACCACCACAACCACCACCGGCGCCGGAACCGGGACCGGCGGTAACGGCTCTGTCAGGTTGACACGCATTAAACTTCTCAGGCCAACTGATACTCTTGCTCTTGGTCAAGTTTATAGACTCATCACAACTCaag AGGTTATGAAAGGATTATGGGCAAAGAAACAAGCGAAGTTGAAGAGAAACTTAAGCCAGTCAGATGGAGATATGAGAGTAGAGATTGTTGGTAGAGAAAAACCAGGTTCAGTGCCAATGGAGAAGAACAATCAG GTAATAAAACATGAGAGACACCGACCAAGATCAGCATCATCAGGAACAGCCTCTGCTATTGCCAGCAAGCCAAGAACATGGCAACCCTCATTGCATAGCATCTCAGAAGGAGGAACTCCAAGCCTACAGATGAGAAGAAACCAAACaaccccttcttcttcttcttcttcctcttcaaataGTTGA